The nucleotide sequence CCGCTTGCGGCCGGACTGGACCGCCACCGCGGTCAGCACGCGGTGGGTCCGGCCTGCCAGCTCGCGCAGCATGCGCGCCGCCTCCTTCGCATCCGCCGGCTTGCCGTAGATCGCCCGGCCCAGGGCCACGGTGGTGTCCGAGCACAGCACCGGCGCGGGCGGGAGCTGGCGGCGCCGCAGCCGCGCCAGGGCGGCGTCCAGCTTCAGGCCGGTGACACGACGAACGTAGGCCGCCGGCGCTTCGCCGGGCTTGACCTCCTCCAGCGCCTCGCTGTCCTCGTCCTCGTCCGGCAGCAGCAGTTCGTGGCGCACGCCCAGCTGCTCCAGCAGCTGGCGCCGGCGCGGGCTCTGCGAAGCCAGGTAGATGAAGGTCGAAATCATGGCCGAGTCGCCGCCGGGCCGCCCCAAGGCGACTCAGCCCCCTCGGGGGGCAGCGCAGTACACGAAGTGACAAGCGTGGGGGCTGACATCACTCGCGGTGGTAGGGATGGCCGGCGTTGATCGACCACGCGCGGTACAGCTGCTCGACCAGCAGCACCCGCACCATGGCATGGGGCAAGGTAAGGTCCGACAGGCGGATGCGCTCGTGGGCCGCCTCGCGGAACGCCGGCTGCAGGCCGTCCGGGCCGCCGATCACCAGGGCCACGTCCTCCCCGCCCAGCTGCCAGGCCCTGAGCTGGGCGGCCAGCGCCACCGTGGTCAGGGAGGTGCCGCGCTCG is from Ramlibacter tataouinensis TTB310 and encodes:
- a CDS encoding Maf family protein, which encodes MSTFIYLASQSPRRRQLLEQLGVRHELLLPDEDEDSEALEEVKPGEAPAAYVRRVTGLKLDAALARLRRRQLPPAPVLCSDTTVALGRAIYGKPADAKEAARMLRELAGRTHRVLTAVAVQSGRKRVEALSDSRVSFAALSPARIRAYVDSGEPMGKAGAYAVQGRAAAHIMRISGSYTGIMGLPLHETATLLEAVGIRP
- the rlmH gene encoding 23S rRNA (pseudouridine(1915)-N(3))-methyltransferase RlmH, yielding MKLLVVAVGQRVPDWAQAAWDDYAKRFPPELRLELKAVKTEPRGSKSLDTLLAAERERIAAAIPRGARVVALDERGTSLTTVALAAQLRAWQLGGEDVALVIGGPDGLQPAFREAAHERIRLSDLTLPHAMVRVLLVEQLYRAWSINAGHPYHRE